atttatatttatttctctaCTTTAGTTCAAATGTGTAAATTTTATAACTTTGTGGGTTTCGgtttaaacatcaacatgatTCTTATTTTACGTTTCCAGCAGCCTGTTCCAGCCGCCACAAAAGACAGCcgctcctcatcctcctcttcctctggccTTTCGtcatctccctcctcctcttcctccgaGGATGAAGATCACTCCAAGAAGGCGAAGCCCGGCCCTCGAGTCCACCCCGTCCCCCAGAAGAGGCCCCAGATCATGCTGGCCAAACCCGACCCCCCCTGCAAGAAGAAGCGAGGCAGGAAGCCGCTCCCCCCCGACCTGAGAGCTCTAAGACAGGCGAAGAGCAGAccgccttctcctcctcctcctcctcctcctcctcctcctcctcctactcttcctcctcctcgccaCCACCACCAGGCGCTCAGACCGTCCAGGGAGGAGCCTCGGCCCGGCGTGAAGAAGCCGCTGCAGCCGGCCAGCTTCACCTACACCGGGCTGAGCCGGAGCTCCAGAGACGAGGCTGCGTCCGCCTCCCAGACCTCCGGCAGCTCCTTCTCCCAGACCGGAGCCTCCAAACCCGGATCCCTCAGCTGCATCTGGACCAACCGctccctgtcctcctcctctccctcctcctcctcctcctcccacaaAGCCAGCGCCTCACAGAGTAAGAACTCGCTGTCCGAGCTGAAGCGCTCCATCTCAGAAACAGGCGGCGGCAGAGGAGACGGGTTCAAAGTGTCTCCTCTGAAACCAGGTGGCGGTTCGGGGTCGCTGGGCGGGTTCGTCGGAGGCCAGGCGGCGGTCCATCGCTCCGCGCTGGGCCAGAGGAGGCAGGAGGGCCTCGGAGGTCAGAGCGGGTTGGTTCATCACAAGCAGCAGAACTCCAGTCTCCAGTCCAAACCGTCGTCCTCGCCCACGCCACGAGACCGAGCCAACCAGGCGCTCAGCCTCCGAGCCCTCAACCTGCAGAGCGTCAGCAAGCCGCCGGCCGGCAGCAGCCTGCAGGGGAGCGGCGCCGCGGCGTCCAGGTCCAGTTTAAGGAGCGGTGTTGTCGTAAAAGGAGCAGCGGGAGGCATCAAAGACACTCGAACATCAGCCGGGCAGCGCTCGGGTCTGCCAACAGCAGGCGGCGGCGGCGTGGAGCAGGCGAGGTTACGAGAGGACAGGAAGGAGGTGTTAGAGGAGACTAAGAAGCTGGCGGGAGGCGGCTCCGGCAGGGGGAACGGCAGCGTGAGGCAGGACGAGAGGAAACAGACCCGCAGCCTGAACGAGCTCAGCACCGGCGACTCCGACGA
This sequence is a window from Thunnus albacares chromosome 20, fThuAlb1.1, whole genome shotgun sequence. Protein-coding genes within it:
- the LOC122971577 gene encoding chromobox protein homolog 2-like isoform X2, which translates into the protein MEGVTVGQVFDAECILSKRPRKGKFEYLVKWRGWSSKHNSWEPEENILDPRLLAAFHKREQERELLFQKKGKRPRGRPRKILPVPAATKDSRSSSSSSSGLSSSPSSSSSEDEDHSKKAKPGPRVHPVPQKRPQIMLAKPDPPCKKKRGRKPLPPDLRALRQAKSRPPSPPPPPPPPPPPPTLPPPRHHHQALRPSREEPRPGVKKPLQPASFTYTGLSRSSRDEAASASQTSGSSFSQTGASKPGSLSCIWTNRSLSSSSPSSSSSSHKASASQSKNSLSELKRSISETGGGRGDGFKVSPLKPGGGSGSLGGFVGGQAAVHRSALGQRRQEGLGGQSGLVHHKQQNSSLQSKPSSSPTPRDRANQALSLRALNLQSVSKPPAGSSLQGSGAAASRSSLRSGVVVKGAAGGIKDTRTSAGQRSGLPTAGGGGVEQARLREDRKEVLEETKKLAGGGSGRGNGSVRQDERKQTRSLNELSTGDSDETSSSESEHDAVLYPNNSRPSLGNDATESDTETDWRPTRSLLEHVFVTDVTANFITVTVKESPTSVGFFNSRNH
- the LOC122971577 gene encoding chromobox protein homolog 2-like isoform X1 yields the protein MEGVTVGQVFDAECILSKRPRKGKFEYLVKWRGWSSKHNSWEPEENILDPRLLAAFHKREQERELLFQKKGKRPRGRPRKILQPVPAATKDSRSSSSSSSGLSSSPSSSSSEDEDHSKKAKPGPRVHPVPQKRPQIMLAKPDPPCKKKRGRKPLPPDLRALRQAKSRPPSPPPPPPPPPPPPTLPPPRHHHQALRPSREEPRPGVKKPLQPASFTYTGLSRSSRDEAASASQTSGSSFSQTGASKPGSLSCIWTNRSLSSSSPSSSSSSHKASASQSKNSLSELKRSISETGGGRGDGFKVSPLKPGGGSGSLGGFVGGQAAVHRSALGQRRQEGLGGQSGLVHHKQQNSSLQSKPSSSPTPRDRANQALSLRALNLQSVSKPPAGSSLQGSGAAASRSSLRSGVVVKGAAGGIKDTRTSAGQRSGLPTAGGGGVEQARLREDRKEVLEETKKLAGGGSGRGNGSVRQDERKQTRSLNELSTGDSDETSSSESEHDAVLYPNNSRPSLGNDATESDTETDWRPTRSLLEHVFVTDVTANFITVTVKESPTSVGFFNSRNH